DNA from Candidatus Acidiferrales bacterium:
GATTTCTCACGTCGCTTGACGGAGTCAGGCCTGCCGGTATAGCATCCCGGCGCTTTTGGTGTTCCCAAGTCAACCTAGCTTCTCAGTGAGCCCCGGTGCATGGTCCTCGAGTCAGAGCCGGGACATGCTGGGGTTTCACAACAGGAGGATGAATCATGCGTCGCATTTTCCCCGTGGTTGTGTGCGTTGCGATTCTGGCCTTGGTGGGGGTCGCACAATCAACACCCCCGTCGGTGGCCGATGAAGTGATCGCAGTGACAAAAGCGCAGTGGGCGGCCGAGATGCAGAAGAATACCGCCGAAGCGATGAAGAACGTGGCCGACGATTATACCGAGTTCAACGGAGACTATTCCACGCGGCTGGAAGGCAAGCCAATTGCTTTGCGGCTCGCCGAAGCCAATGCAGGTGGTAGT
Protein-coding regions in this window:
- a CDS encoding DUF4440 domain-containing protein — encoded protein: MRRIFPVVVCVAILALVGVAQSTPPSVADEVIAVTKAQWAAEMQKNTAEAMKNVADDYTEFNGDYSTRLEGKPIALRLAEANAGGSGNLVAAEMANPKVQVYGDVAILSYNFAGVGKDKDGKVEPARAKSTRVYVKQGGKWMLVHANFGTDPLPR